ATAAAATTGGGGATCAAATAGGAAGTCTATCTAGTCGGCGCGATCGCGCTTTTGGGGATTGTCCGGCGATCGCCAGCCCATCGGTACTTAGGCAGCCCGGCGATCGCACCATCTACCCAACCCACTAGAGCCAGACCCTCCTAGCCTGCTAAAAATTTCGAGTTGCATAGATGAAATCTTACCTAGCTGCCGCGATTCAAATGACCAGCGTGCCGGACCTTGCCAAAAACTTGGCTCAGGCAGAAGAACTGATCGATCTGGCTGTGCGCCGGGGTGTCGAGTTGATTGGGTTACCAGAGAATTTTTCGTTTTTAGGAGAGGAATCCGACAAGGTTCACCAAGCTGAAGCGATCGCCGTTGAAAGCGAAAAATTTATCAAAACAATGGCCCAGCGGTATCAGGTAACCATCCTCGGGGGTGGCTTTCCGGTGCCGGTGAATCATACTCAAGTTTATAACACCGCCATCTTGGTAGAACCCAATGGACAGGAAGTGGCACGGTATCAAAAAGTCCATCTATTTGATGTCAACGTTCCCGATGGGAACACCTACCAAGAATCCAGTACGGTTAAAGCCGGAGAACTCCTCCCCCCGATTTATCAGTCGGAGAAACTCGGCACTCTAGGATTATCCGTCTGCTATGACGTCCGCTTCCCGGAACTGTATCGCCATCTTTCTTATAAAGGGGCAGAAGTTTTATTTATCCCTGCTGCCTTTACTGCTTATACCGGCAAAGATCATTGGCAAATATTGCTGCAAGCGCGGGCAATTGAAAATACCTGTTATGCGATCGCCCCAGCACAAACCGGGCGGCACTATGGCATGAGACATTCCCACGGTCATGCCCTAATTATCGACCCCTGGGGGGCGATTTTAGCCGATGCTGGAGACCAACCCGGAGTGGCGATCGCCGAAATCAGCCCCTCCCGCCTCGAACAAGTCCGTCGGCAAATGCCCTCGTTGCAACACCGAGTATTTATTTAACTGAGCCGTTCGGTTCTTTGGACCTGTAACCCTCGGTGCAGAAGACATCTGACCGATTTTACCCCGCTGCTGGTGGGCTAACAACCCTGAGTGATTATAGTAACCATAAGATATTTTGCGATCGGACTCGCTCCTTATGGGAAGACAATAAAGCAGGACTGACCCATTCGGCTCACCACGGAGATCAAGATTCTGATCATGACTGGGAAACTTGATTTCTAGGGTCAAAGGCGTCAGTCTGGTAAACAAACCAGGTACATTAGACAGGACGAGTTCTGCAAAATAAATGGCAGAGAGCCTTACATGGGTGAATTCCCTCACCACAACACTTTTTAATTCCTTCCTTGACCAAACTCTACCTCTGCTGGCAACAGCAGGAACCGAAGTGGCCCCAGCCGCTCACTCGGTGAAGGTAGACGAAGCGATCGTTGTAGCGGGTGTGCTACTGAGTTTAGTTGTCATTTACCTCGCCAGCAAAATAGGGGGCGAGATCTGTGCGCGGATTAACCTGCCTCCGGTTTTAGGTGACCTTGTGGGCGGTGTCATCATTGGGGTTTCCGTCCTCAAGCTAGTTGTTTTCCCTGAAGGCGGGGAAGATGCCAGCAGTTCGGTGCTCATGAACTTGCTGCAAAGCACCACCAGTTTAGAACCCGAAGCCCTTGCTGCCACCTTTGCCGCCCAGAGTGAAGTCATTGCAATTTTGGCAGAACTTGGGGTGATTATTTTGCTGTTTGAAATTGGTCTGGAATCAGAACTCAAAGAACTGATTAAATACGGACCCCAAGCAGCAGTGGTGGCCGTGGTTGGGGTGGTTTTACCCTTTGGCGCGGGGACTCTAGGCTTAATTAGCCTGTTTCATGTCGCCACCATCCCAGCAATTTTTGCCGGGGCGGCCCTGACTGCAACCAGTATCGGGATTACCGCCAAGGTTCTCGCTGAAATTGGCCGTCTGGGTGACAAAGAAGGCCAGATTATTATTGGCGCAGCAGTGCTCGATGATATCCTCGGGATTATCGTCTTGGCCGTTGTTGCCAGTCTGGTTAAAACGGGTGAAGTTGAAATCACCAATATTGCCTATCTGATTGTCAGTGCAGGCGCGTTCCTAATCGGCGTGATTCTCCTGGGGCGCTTTCTTAGCCCCTATTATGTGGCCTTTGTCAAAGAACTCAAGACCCGTGGACCCTTGCTAATTACGGCTCTAAT
The nucleotide sequence above comes from Laspinema palackyanum D2c. Encoded proteins:
- a CDS encoding carbon-nitrogen hydrolase family protein, whose product is MKSYLAAAIQMTSVPDLAKNLAQAEELIDLAVRRGVELIGLPENFSFLGEESDKVHQAEAIAVESEKFIKTMAQRYQVTILGGGFPVPVNHTQVYNTAILVEPNGQEVARYQKVHLFDVNVPDGNTYQESSTVKAGELLPPIYQSEKLGTLGLSVCYDVRFPELYRHLSYKGAEVLFIPAAFTAYTGKDHWQILLQARAIENTCYAIAPAQTGRHYGMRHSHGHALIIDPWGAILADAGDQPGVAIAEISPSRLEQVRRQMPSLQHRVFI
- a CDS encoding cation:proton antiporter, which encodes MAESLTWVNSLTTTLFNSFLDQTLPLLATAGTEVAPAAHSVKVDEAIVVAGVLLSLVVIYLASKIGGEICARINLPPVLGDLVGGVIIGVSVLKLVVFPEGGEDASSSVLMNLLQSTTSLEPEALAATFAAQSEVIAILAELGVIILLFEIGLESELKELIKYGPQAAVVAVVGVVLPFGAGTLGLISLFHVATIPAIFAGAALTATSIGITAKVLAEIGRLGDKEGQIIIGAAVLDDILGIIVLAVVASLVKTGEVEITNIAYLIVSAGAFLIGVILLGRFLSPYYVAFVKELKTRGPLLITALIIAFVLSYVGAAIRLEAILGAFAAGLVLGETEKQQELQEDVVPLADFFVPIFFVVVGAKTNLGVLNPAVPSNREGLIIAAFLIVVAMVGKVLAGFAVFGQPGINRLAIGIGMIPRGEVGLVFAGVGVASGALSPSLEAAIIMMVILTTFVAPPLLRVAFKDPLPETESAGSAPK